One window of the Chlamydiales bacterium genome contains the following:
- a CDS encoding LysM peptidoglycan-binding domain-containing protein — MKRLALISCVALSSCSSRMTSWQEERSPADVALEEVRIELSDLRHELSGTRVDLQILDEKIKQQKTPVKGAESSLQLSTLDRKLAELQKSQEKLAQDLRQLGTHANQASTTFAKQQEKLHDLEQEIQAQNRRLDEIVKLKGTLSSLSEVLKEKSREESSNTHTYRKYKVKSGDSLEKIAKQQHTTIEAIKKLNDLSSDRIVVGQEIKLPHD; from the coding sequence ATGAAACGCTTAGCATTGATCTCTTGTGTTGCGCTGAGCAGCTGCTCCTCTCGTATGACCTCCTGGCAGGAGGAGAGGAGTCCAGCAGATGTCGCCTTGGAAGAGGTGAGAATCGAGCTATCCGATTTGAGACATGAGCTTAGCGGCACAAGGGTCGACTTGCAGATCCTCGACGAGAAGATAAAACAGCAGAAAACACCAGTGAAGGGAGCCGAAAGCTCCCTTCAACTTTCAACGCTCGACCGGAAGCTCGCAGAACTACAAAAGAGTCAAGAGAAGCTAGCTCAAGACCTGAGACAGCTTGGGACTCACGCTAATCAAGCCAGCACCACCTTTGCGAAACAGCAAGAAAAACTTCACGATCTCGAACAGGAGATCCAAGCGCAAAACAGACGCCTGGATGAGATTGTTAAGCTCAAAGGAACTCTCTCATCTCTCTCCGAAGTATTAAAGGAGAAGTCGCGAGAAGAGAGCAGCAACACTCACACCTACCGCAAGTATAAAGTTAAGTCGGGCGACTCGCTCGAAAAGATCGCAAAACAGCAGCACACAACCATCGAAGCGATCAAGAAACTCAATGATCTAAGCTCCGACCGCATCGTCGTAGGCCAAGAGATCAAACTTCCACATGACTAA
- a CDS encoding OmpA family protein has protein sequence MKKNVLKMALACGALCTLFTSCGKKDNTWDDSKSASSYKYKHSQSLWGNDGSELADSEFDGGPSHEDFVPLRDDDLKSQFADGAIPQSRHVPGEAGSGVPGINQFSMPSAELASIFRNIHFNTDEHSVRGKESLAAVERIAAYLKDHPDTYIFVEGHCDERGPEAYNLSLGARRANSVRSLLVQKGVDLNQIHTISYGKERPLEISHSQEAWSKNRRAQFKIYQR, from the coding sequence ATGAAAAAGAATGTTTTAAAAATGGCACTGGCGTGTGGAGCACTCTGCACACTCTTTACCAGCTGCGGAAAAAAAGATAATACTTGGGACGACTCGAAGTCCGCTTCCAGCTATAAGTATAAGCACTCACAATCTCTCTGGGGTAATGATGGCTCCGAGCTCGCAGATAGCGAGTTTGATGGCGGCCCAAGCCACGAGGACTTCGTTCCTCTCCGCGATGATGATCTAAAATCTCAGTTCGCTGACGGAGCGATCCCACAGTCTCGCCATGTTCCTGGAGAAGCAGGCAGCGGCGTTCCTGGCATCAATCAGTTTAGCATGCCAAGTGCTGAGCTCGCTTCGATCTTCCGCAATATCCACTTCAACACCGATGAGCATAGCGTTCGCGGCAAAGAGTCTCTTGCAGCAGTCGAGCGCATTGCAGCCTACTTGAAAGACCACCCTGATACTTACATCTTTGTGGAAGGACATTGCGATGAGCGTGGACCTGAGGCTTATAACCTCTCTCTTGGTGCAAGAAGAGCAAACAGCGTGCGTTCACTACTCGTACAGAAAGGCGTTGATCTCAACCAGATCCACACTATCTCTTACGGCAAAGAGCGTCCTCTCGAGATCAGCCATAGCCAAGAGGCATGGTCTAAAAACCGTCGTGCACAATTTAAGATCTACCAGCGCTAA